The genome window ATTTCCACCCGCGGGCAGGCCGTGGGTGTCGTTCGCGCAGGAGCCGACCGTGGACGAGAAGGTGATGCGCCGTGAGCCCACGTCCAGGAAGCTCACCTCCCAGCCTGCGGGCGCCGGGGTGTTCAACGGGATGTAGCCGGTGGGCAGGACGAACGAGATCTGTGACAGCCGGCGCGAGTTGTTGTTCGAGGTGTTGACCACGTTGAAGGTCACCTCGGAGGCCTCGTCCATCACCGCCCGCGCCACGGTGTCGCCGGGCGCGGGGACGGCAGTGACGCTCCATGAGCGGGCCTGCGCCCCCGCGACCACCGGAACGAGGAGGGCAAGCAGCACCGCGAGGCGGATGTCGAAGGGATTCATTGCGGCGGGCCTCACGTCACGGCTCCAGGGTGAAGGCGGCCGTGGTCAGCGGCTCGCCGTCGAGGAAGAAGCGCACCTGCCACGTCCCGCTCATGCCGGTGGTGGCCACGGTGGTACCGGCCACCGGCAGCGAGAAGCGCACCGTGCGCTGCACGTCGGGCGGCGCCTCCACCACCGACGAGCGCCGCTCGTAGGGGTGGCCGGCCGGCGACAAGAACTCCACCTCCACCGTGCCCTTGCCGCGCACGCCGCCCACCGTCAGGTCCACGTCCACCTGGGACACCGACGACAGGCCCCGGTCCTCCAGGCCGACGACGGCGGCGCTGCCCGTCACGGGCGGAATCACGGCCGCCTCCGGCGCGGGCGGCGGCTGGCGCGCGTCCTGGGGCTCGTCCCCGAGGACGTCCGTGGCGGGAAGGGGCTCCGTGGGCTGCTCATCCGTGGGTCCCCGACTCACCGGGCCGAAGGGGGACACCCCCTCCGTGCACGCGGACAGCAGCAACGCCGCCGCGAGGAACGCCGTACGCGCTCGCATCACCGTACCTCCTGAAGCTCGTCAATGAGGCCCAGCCGGGCCAGGTCTGTCAGGAACCGCAGCGTGTCCGTGAGGACCTGCGACGGCTCCATCTTGTATTCGCGTGCTACCTGCTCGGCCACGGAGCGCGCGGTGCGCTTCCCGTCACAGAGCTCCCAGATGCGGATCGCCGTCGGGTTCAGCCCGCGCAGCGTGCGTCCCTCCGCGTCCAGCACGATGTAGTCCGAGCCGAACCGCTGGCCGGACACACCCTCGCGAGGCGTGGGGACATGGTCCACTCCGAAGTTGGCGCCAGGGGCCGCGCTCATGAGCGCCCTCCCCGTCCCAGCAGCGCCGCCAGCCGCCACTTCACCGCCACCCGCCAGCGGCCCAGCCGCGACGGGCCCCGGTCCCACCCCTCCTCCAGCACCACCCCGCTCCGGCGCACCCGGCGCACCAGCCCCAGCACGCGCGAAGGCGGCAGCGGCGGGTCCTCCGCGGGCGAGTTGTCCCCGCGCAGCGCCAATACACCCGCGTCGCAGCGCTTCACCCGGTGCAGCACCAGCGCGTGGTCGAAGCGCGCCAGCACCACGTCGCCGGGCCTCGGCTCGCGCGCCAGTGGCTCCACACCCGCCAGGTCGCCCGAGCGCAGCGACGGCCACATGCTGTCCCCGCGCACGGGAATCCAGCGCAGGTCCGCTGGCACGGTGGAATGGGAGGGCGCTGGCTGCATGGAAGGAAACGAAGTCTACCCCACCGGCACTGTCACGGCGAGTACACCCAGGCCCACTCTCCCTGACTTTCCCAGGGGTTACACGCCTGCTCGCTCTTCGCGATTCTTACGGGAGTCCCGGGCCTCCCGGATGCCTCCCGCCCCGTCATCCGGTGCGGGAGGCCTCGGAAGTGCCTGGAACGTCAGGCCGACGCGGGGCTGCCCGCCGGGGCGGCGGCCGGCTGGGCACGGACCACGCTGGCCACGGAGTCCAGGGCCACGGGGATGAGGTCTCCACCGGCCATGGGCTTCAGCTTCGCCTGGCCGCTGGTGCGCTCGGCCTCGCCCAGGACGAGGGTGAAGCGGGCGCCGCTCTTGTCGGCGCGCTTCATCTGGCTCTTCAGGCTGCCGCCGCGCGTGTCGTAGTCCACGCGCAGCCCCTCGCGGCGCAGGCGGCTGGCCAGCGTCAGGGCGGCGTCCTGCGAGCCCTCGTCCGCCACGGCCACGAACAGGTCCGGCGGCGTGGAGTACTTGCGGCCGCTCTCCTTCAGCAGCAGCACCAGCCGGTCCAACCCCATGGCGAAGCCCACGGCGGGCACGTCCGGCCCGCCCAGGCCCTTCATCATCTTGTCGTACCGGCCGCCGCCGCCCACGGTGCTGGCGGTGCCCAGCGCGGGGTGCGCGGCGATGAACTCGAAGACGGTGCGCGTGTAGTAGTCCAGGCCCCGCACCATGCGCGGGTTGACCACGTACTTGATGCCCAGTGCCGTCAGCTTGCGCTGCAAATCATCGAAGTGCGTGCGGCACGGCTCGCACAGGAACTCGAGCACGTTGGGCCCCGCGGCGGCGATGCCCTGGCACGTCGGGTTCTTGCAGTCGAGCACGCGCAGCGGGTTGGTCTCCATGCGCCGCTGGCAGTCCCCGCACAGCTCCTCGCGGTGGGCCTTGAGGTACTCCACCAGCTTCGCGTGGTACGCGGGCCGGCACGCCTCGTCCCCCAGGGAGTTGAGGTTGAGGGACACGTCCTTCAACTCCAGCGCGCCCAGGAACTGGACCACCATGTCCATCATCTCGGCGTCCTGGGCGGCCTCCTTCGCGCCGTAGGCCTCCGCGCCGATTTGATAGAACTGGCGGTAGCGGCCCGTCTTCATCCGCTCGTAGCGGAACATGGGCCCCATGTAGAACCAGCGGGTGACGGGCTCCTGGTTGCTGATGGAGTGCTCGATGTACGCGCGCGCCGCGGGCGCGGTGCCCTCCGGACGCAGCGACAGGCTGCGCTCGCCCTTGTCGAGGAACGTGTACATCTCCTTGCCGACGATGTCCGTCTCCTCGCCCACGCTGCGCACGAAGAGCGCGGTGTCCTCCACCATGGGCGTGCGGACCTCGCCGAAGCCGTACCGGCCGAACACCTCGCGCGCCGTGCCCTCCACGTGCTGCCAGATCTCGATCTCCCCAGGAAGGAGATCATTCATGCCCTTCACGCCGGAGATCTTCTGGCTCACGTAATCACTCCAATGCGCTTGCCCAGGCGCACCACCGCCTCTTCCTTCAGGCTGTCGTCCCAGATGACGCGCTTGGGCTCGAACAGCAGGATGACGGTGGAGCCCATCTCGAACCGGCCCAGCTCGCCGCCCTTCTCCACCTTGAAGCCCGAGTCGTACTTGTGGACCTTGCCGGGCTTGCCCGCGTGCGTGAGCACCTCGTCGTACGTCGCCTTGATGCGCGACACGCAGGTGGCGCCGACTTTGACGACGGCGCACTTGCCCGCCACCGTGTCCAGGTACGTGACGAGCCGCTCGTTGACGCAGAACAGGGACTGCTTGTTCTTCACCGACGCAGGATTCACGGGCCAGAACTCACCGGGGATGTACGCGTAGCCGGTGATGGTGCCGCCCAGCGGCGCGTGGATGCGGTGGTAGTCGCGCGGGGACAGGTAGATGGTCGTCCAGGCGCCGCCATGGAACGGCTTCGCGGCCTCCTTGTCGCCCAGCAGCTCGTCCACCGTGTACTCGATGCCCTTCGCCTGAAGGCAGCGGCCCTGGTCCGAGTAGCCCACCTGGGACACGCGGCCATCCACCGGGGACACCACCACCTTCTCCCCCGGGTCGATGGGGCGCAGGCCCGGCTTCAGGCCGCGGGTGAAGAACTCGGCGAACGTGGGGTAGCGCTCGAACGTGTGCTCGGCCTCCTCCATGTCCACGTTGTACGCCTTGGCGAAGGCGCGCATCGCCGCGTGGTGCACCGGCGCCGGAGCAGGCAGGCGCGTGGCCACGCCCACCAACGTGGACAGGGCGGACTTGGGCAACAACTGCATCAACTTCATGAAGGTCTGTTCGTTCATTCGGCTTCGGCCTGCGAAAGAAGTCGGAGTGGCCCGCCGCGCGGGAGGGCCCGGCGCGGCGGAAGGCTTGGAGTCTTAACGGCCAGCATCGGCCGCGGGCGACGGCGCGGGGCCACCATCAGCGGTGACTGTCTCCGTTCGAACGGCGCTCTTGGGTAACAGCGTCAGCACCTGTCCCTGTTCGATGAGAAGCACCACGCCCACATGCCCGGGGTACTCCAGGCGGCAGGACGTGCGGTCGGCCAGCTCCCACGCCTCCCGCATTCCCCGCCCCTCCACCTGGATGGGCGCGGTGCGCTGGAAGCAGCCACGGAAGCCGGCCACCAGCTCGGAGGCCGAGGTGCCCGTCTGGGGGCCGGTCAACCCGGCGTCCGGAGGCCCGGCATCCGGGGCCTCGGGCTTGCGGGCGGGCTCGGGCGGGGTGAGCGTCGGCATGGACGTGCCCGGGGGGATTTCGCGGGCGGTGGCGACGGCCTTGTCCCGGGCGCTCGCCGCGTCCTGCATGCGGGCACGGCCCTCCTGGATGCGCTGGAGCAGCTCGCGGGCGCCGTTGGCGTCCAGGCTGTCCGCCGG of Pyxidicoccus trucidator contains these proteins:
- the hisS gene encoding histidine--tRNA ligase; translation: MNDLLPGEIEIWQHVEGTAREVFGRYGFGEVRTPMVEDTALFVRSVGEETDIVGKEMYTFLDKGERSLSLRPEGTAPAARAYIEHSISNQEPVTRWFYMGPMFRYERMKTGRYRQFYQIGAEAYGAKEAAQDAEMMDMVVQFLGALELKDVSLNLNSLGDEACRPAYHAKLVEYLKAHREELCGDCQRRMETNPLRVLDCKNPTCQGIAAAGPNVLEFLCEPCRTHFDDLQRKLTALGIKYVVNPRMVRGLDYYTRTVFEFIAAHPALGTASTVGGGGRYDKMMKGLGGPDVPAVGFAMGLDRLVLLLKESGRKYSTPPDLFVAVADEGSQDAALTLASRLRREGLRVDYDTRGGSLKSQMKRADKSGARFTLVLGEAERTSGQAKLKPMAGGDLIPVALDSVASVVRAQPAAAPAGSPASA
- a CDS encoding S24 family peptidase — translated: MQPAPSHSTVPADLRWIPVRGDSMWPSLRSGDLAGVEPLAREPRPGDVVLARFDHALVLHRVKRCDAGVLALRGDNSPAEDPPLPPSRVLGLVRRVRRSGVVLEEGWDRGPSRLGRWRVAVKWRLAALLGRGGRS
- the asd gene encoding archaetidylserine decarboxylase (Phosphatidylserine decarboxylase is synthesized as a single chain precursor. Generation of the pyruvoyl active site from a Ser is coupled to cleavage of a Gly-Ser bond between the larger (beta) and smaller (alpha chains). It is an integral membrane protein.), producing MNEQTFMKLMQLLPKSALSTLVGVATRLPAPAPVHHAAMRAFAKAYNVDMEEAEHTFERYPTFAEFFTRGLKPGLRPIDPGEKVVVSPVDGRVSQVGYSDQGRCLQAKGIEYTVDELLGDKEAAKPFHGGAWTTIYLSPRDYHRIHAPLGGTITGYAYIPGEFWPVNPASVKNKQSLFCVNERLVTYLDTVAGKCAVVKVGATCVSRIKATYDEVLTHAGKPGKVHKYDSGFKVEKGGELGRFEMGSTVILLFEPKRVIWDDSLKEEAVVRLGKRIGVIT
- a CDS encoding PqqD family protein; protein product: MSAAPGANFGVDHVPTPREGVSGQRFGSDYIVLDAEGRTLRGLNPTAIRIWELCDGKRTARSVAEQVAREYKMEPSQVLTDTLRFLTDLARLGLIDELQEVR